Within the Saccharopolyspora gloriosae genome, the region GTGAACGGGGCGAACACGAACGAGAGGGCCATCAGCGCGACCCCTGCCCCGGCTCGCGCCAAGGAACCGCGAACCGCGACGTTGTCCCGCCTTCCCACCCGCCGCGCCCCGAAGACGACGCCCCAGCTCAGCACGCCGACACCCGTCAGGAACGCCAAGCCGATCAACGCCTCGGCCAGCGGAGGCCCAGGATCGACGGTGAGTGCGAGGGCGAACAGCGTGTAGCCGATCCCGAAGCGAACCCAGAAGCGCCGCGTCACGGCCGGATCTCCCTGGCCGCGGTGGAAAAACCCGTACCAGGCACCCCAGAGCATCAGCCCCAGGCCTCCGCACCCCAGGAAGGGGACCAAATCCTGCACTGCTGCTCCAGTTCACGCGGCGTGGGACGCCCGAGCGGGCGCCGAAACAGGACGCACCGTACTGGACTGATCACTTGGGGTGTTCATCGGTTTCGGCGAACGGAGCATCACCGTTGGGACACCTGGCCGCGCCGGTTCCTGAGGGCGCTCTGCCGACCGCACGCGGCGGCTGCACACCCCCTGGTCACAGCCTCCACCCCCCTCCGGCGGTGAGCAGGCGTCAGCGACCACCTCACGTTCCACCCGAGCCGAACGTCTGCTGAGAGGCGCCCGCCGCTCGATCGAGCACCTGGGATGGAGTGAACGGACCGTTCGTCCGATCTAGTTGGACGAACGGTCCGCTCACTCACTCCCCCACGGGGGCCAGGCTCGGCTGGGGTGAGCGACGGCTCCGCTCGGCCACCGAGAGCCTGGGGTGGAGTGAACGGACTGTTCGTCCAACAAGGCTGGACGAACAGTCCGTTCACTCGGGGAACCCGAGCGGCACCGCCCGGCGAGCACCCGGGGCGCTCGGCGGCCATGCCCGATCGGGAGTGGGTGAACGGACCGTTCGTCCCATCCCGTTGGACGAACGGTCCGTTCACTCCCACCCACCTCTGGCGCGGGGCGGGTGGGAGCCGGCTGTGCGACAGGGGAGGGCGAGGGTTGGTGAGCAGGATGTACACGCTGCTGGATGTGCGCGGGGAGCCGTACTCGAGCGCGGTGCCGGGGCGGTCGGCGGGCATCGGCGGGGTCGGATCTACGGGCGACTGGACTGCCGGGCCGCGCTGCGCGCGATCGCCCGTGGCGGTTACGTGACGCAGCGGGTGTTCTTCGCCGACGAAGCCACGGCCCGCGCGGCCGGATACCGCCCGTGCGCAGTGTGCCTGCCCGAGCAGCACCGGCGGAGCGGGATCCAGTGAACGGACCGTTTGCCCAGTCTTGTTGGACGAACGGTCCGTTCACTCACTTCCCGATCGGGCGCCCGGTGCAGGCGGAGAGTCAGCTTGATCGTCGAGAGCCGGTTTGGGTGAACGGACCGTTTGCCCAGTCCTGTTAGACGAACGGTCCGTTCACTCACTCCCAGACCGGGGAGTGGGCGCGTTCGACGGGGCGCAGGGGTACAGCGGGCTTCCGGCGGGGGAGCGCCGACACGCGGGGCCACCGCTGTTCCGCCGTGCACCGCGAGGAGGAGGATCGGCCCGGTGAGCTCCCCTCTGTTCCACCTGCCGCCGCGGACCGTCGCGCCCGGCGCGGTGCACGTGCCGGGGTGGCTGGGTGTCGGGCGGCAGCGGGAGCTGGTGGAGGCCTGCCGTGGCTGGGCTCGCGGCCCGGTGCCGATGCGGGCGGCGGCGCTGCCCAGCGGTCACCGGATGTCGGTGCGGACGGTGTGCCTGGGCTGGCACTGGTACCCGTACGCCTACAGCCGCACCGCCGACGACGTGGACGGCGCCCCGGTGGCGCCGTTGCCGGAGTGG harbors:
- a CDS encoding Ada metal-binding domain-containing protein, which encodes MRQGRARVGEQDVHAAGCARGAVLERGAGAVGGHRRGRIYGRLDCRAALRAIARGGYVTQRVFFADEATARAAGYRPCAVCLPEQHRRSGIQ